One Candidatus Baltobacteraceae bacterium genomic window, ACCGTCGACGCTATCTGCTCGAGATCGCTTTGCTCCATCATCGAGTGGAGCGGGAGCGAGAGTATCTCGTTGCCGACGCGATCGGTCACGCTCAGGTCACCGCGACGGCACTGGCTAAAGAGTGTAAACCAATGCCCCGGCTGCCAATGAATCCCGGTATCGATATCGCGCTCTTTAAGGTACGCGCGGAGCCCGTCGCGTTCGGCGGCCGGTACGCGGATGTAGTACAGGAACGGCGTGATGCCCTCGAACGTCGTCTTCGGCACGCGCACGCCAGGAATCCCTGAAAAACGCTCGTTATAGAATAGCGACGCCGCGCGGCGGCTTCGGGAGATCGCGTCGATCTTGGAGAGTTGAGCGAGACCGATCCTGGCGTGCAAATTGGCCATGTGGTAGCGGAATCCCAGATGCTTGACGTCGTACGTCCACGCGCGCTGGTTTTGGTACATCACCTCAGCGGGTTGCCCCATGCCGACGAGGCGCATCTCCCGCAAGCGCTGAAAATCGGCCTTATCGCGCACGACGAGCGCGCCTCCATCGATACACGTGACCGTTTTGACCGGATCGAAACTGAACATGGTCATATCCGAGAAGCTGCCGACCTTGCGGCCCTTATATTCCGAGCCCAGCGAATGTGCCGCATCGTGAATGATTCGCAGCCCGTGCTTCTCCGCGATCTGCGCGACGCGATCGTGATCGCACAGGACGCAATCGTAGTCCATAACGATGATCGCCTTCGTCTTGGGGGTGATGAGCGCTTCCGCCTTATCGAGGTCGATGCAGAGCGTCGCATCGTCGATATCGCAAAATACGGGCTGCGCGCCTACGGCGAGAATCGCTTGGAAATCGGCGATGTTGTTGAACGAGGGCGTGATCACTTCGTCGCCGGGCCCGATGTTCGCGAGCATCAGCGCCAGATGGAGTGCCGCGTGGCCCGTGCTCACGGCGCAAACGTAGCGATCGCCCGCGCCAATATACGCTTTGAGAGCATCTTCGAACTCTCCGACGTAGCTGCCCATCCCGAGCCAGCCCATCTCCAGCGCCTCGGTGGCGGCGTTTATTTCGTCCGCGGTAATCAATGGTTTGAAAACTGGAATCATCACGTTACGTCCCTCTCGTATCGAGCGCCTCAAAGCTCGGTAGTGCGCGATCTCGTTCGGAAATTAAGGAAATCTGTAGCGGCCAGGCGATTCCGAGCCGTTGGTCGTCGAAGCGTATGCCCTTAGCTGCATCGGCGCGGTATGGGGAAGACATGAGGTAGTGAAGCTCGCAGCGGTCCTCGAGCGTTTGATACCCGTGGGCTACTCCCGGCGGAACGTACAAGAGTTCGGGGGAACTCTCGGAGAGTTCGAATGCCTCCCAAAGCCCAAAGGTCGAGGCGTTTCTCCTCGCATCTACCAACACGTCGTACACGCGGCCGCGCGTGCAGCGAATCACCTTCGTTTCACCGTGCGGCGCAGTCTGAAAATGCAGGCCCCGCATCGTTCCGCGAGTGGTGTTTATGGCGATGCTTTGTTCGGGGAAGGCGATGGCTAGGCCGGCTCGCTCGAACTCGGCCGCGTCGAAGACGCGTACGAACGCGCCTCGCTCGTCCGGTTTGGAGTCCAGGGCTACCCGAAATACCCCCTCCAGCGTGGTACGAGCGAACTTCATTCGTGAATCCGCAGCGACGGTATTGCGGTTACGAATCGGCCTCCCCAGTTGCGTATCGCCCCCATCTGCTCCATCACTTCGGCGCGCAGGTTCCAGGGTAAGATCACGACGTAGTGCGGACGGGTCTCGAAAATTTTCTGCGGCTCGTAGATTGGTATCCGGCAGCCCGGCAAATACCGGCCTTGTTTGTGCGGGCTTCGATCGACCGTATAGGCGAGGGCGTCGCCGCGCACGCCGCAGTAATTCAACAGCGTATTTCCTTTGGCCGGGGCACCGTATCCGACGACGGTTTCGCCACGGCTCTGGCACGTCAACAGAAACGAGAGGAACTCGCGCTTTACTCTGACGACCTCTTGCGTGAAGCGCCGGTAGGTCGCGAGATCGTGTAATCCCGCCGATCGTTCTAATTCCCGAATGCGTTCCACGTTCGCGTTCGCTCCGCGGCCGCGGTGCGCCGCCCAGACGCGCAGCGACCCTCCGTGCGTCGGCAATTGCTCGATATCCACGACGCTCAGTCCGTGCAGCCCGAGTATGGGCTCGAGCGCCAGCAAAGAGATATAGCTAAAATGTTCGTGATAGATCGTATCGAACTGCGTCTCCTCAATCAATCGGAGGAGATGCGGAAACTCGATCGACATCTCGCCGTGCTCGGCCAGCATGATCGCGGCGCCCCCGAGAAAGTCGTGAATATCCGGGACGTGTGCGATGACGTTGTTGGCGACCATGAGGTCTGCGCGTCCGTGTTCGGCAACTAGCCTCCGCGCCGTATCGATCCCGAAAAACGCCGTTTCCGTGCGAACCCCGCGGCCACGACCGATTTCGGCCACGTTCGCCGCCGGCTCGACGCCGAGGACGGGCACGCCGCGCTCGACGAAATACTGCAGAAGATACCCGTCGTTGCTCGCTAACTCGACGACCAAACTCTCCGCTCCGAGTTGGAGGCGCCGCGCGCTATCATCGACGTATCGACGCGCGTGTTCCAGCCAGCTCTCGGAGTATGAAGAAAAATACGCGTAGTCGCTGAAAATCGCTTCGCGCGACTCGAAGACGCCCAACTGTACGAGATAGCAGTGCGAGCACACGAACGCGTGTAACGGAAAGTGACGCTCGGACTCGTCGAGCCGTTCCGGCGCGATATAGGCGTTCGAAAGCGGCGAAGCACCGAGATCGACGAACGTATCGTGCAGTTCGTGACCGCAGCCGCGACACGACAACGTCTTCACGCCAGCGCCTCGTAGCGTTCGATTTGGTCGAGACATAGCGCGCGTGGATCGGCGCCCTCGAAAGCGCTTCGGTACCAGTCCATCGTCCACTCGGAGGTCTTTTCAAAAGATAACCGCGAGCGTACGTTCAGCTCGTTCGCAGCCGCCGCCGCATCGAGCGTCAAAAGGGTATGCTCCCGAAACGCCGTTCCTGTTTCGCGCAACCACACCGCGTCCGTCGCCCACGCCGACAATAAGCGATCGCTCAACTCACCAACGGTGTGCGCGCGGTCGTCGACGGGTCCGAAATTCCAGGCTCGAGACGCACTCGCACCCTCCACGAGCGCTTGGGCCAAGCGCAGATAGCCGTGCAACGGATCGAGCACGTGCTGCCAAGGGCGCACCGCATCGGGATAGCGCAACGTCAGCGTCGAACCGCTTTCGAGGGCTCGAACGATGTCGGGCACGAGCCGGTCTTGCGCTCGATCCCCGCCGCCGATAACGTTTCCGGCGCGAGCCGTGGCCAGCCGCACGCCCATCTCCCGAAAATACGATTCGCGATACGATGCGACGACGAGTTCGGCGCACGCTTTGCTAGCGCTGTACGGGTCCGTGCCGCCGAGCCGGTCGTCTTCGCGATAGGGTTTGCCGGAGCCGTCGTTCGCATACACTTTGTCCGACGTAACCACGACGATCGCATCGATGCCGGCGACCCCGCGTGCCACGTCCAGGACGTTCACCGTACCTAAGACGTTACTCGAAAACGTTCCCGCCGGATCCAGGTACGACGCGCGAACGAGTGCTTGCGCGGCGAGATGCAGCACGACGTGCGGGCGGCTTTCCCGCATCGTTCGGTCCAGACGATCGCGGTCGCGCACATCGCCGAAAACCGACCGGCACGACGATTCGACGTCGGCTAGATCGAAGAGACTCGGCTCGCCGGCGACCGGGGCCAGCGCATAACCGGTAACGTCCGCGCCGAGCCGCTGCAGCCATAGCGCCAGCCACGCGCCCTTAAAGCCCGTGTGCCCCGTCAAAAAGACGCGCTTCCCGCTCCAAAAATTCGAGTTTAACGTCATTTGCAACAACACGCCATGCCGTCGCCCCAAGGCGATCTACAGCCCAAGCCTTTCCTCACGTAGCGGACAATGATTCTATCGGCAATATCGGATTATGGCGTTAGCGGCCGCTGGGCCGCGCCACGCCTAGAGACGGCCGCAAAGAACGCGCGTGAGGAGCACCAGACCATCGGTATTGTTCGTCAGCTGATTGGCGAGCGCGAGCGTCTGCGATAGCAGCTCGCGATGCGCGACGCGATGGGATCGGAGCGCGGGCTCGTCCTCCCCGATCGGATGGGCGGCGTGTACGGCATCGAGAACCGGCAGGTAGGACTCAATTTGATGCGGTGCGAGCGGCGCCTGACCGATCGTTCGATGGATTTCCACGGTAGGCAGATCGTTATACGGAATACGTCCCGCTTGCTCGAGGCGCAAAAGAAACTCCCAGTCTTCGAGCACGGGAAGCTGCGTATTGAACCCCTTCGTAAACGAAAGAACCTCGCGCCGATGGAGCACGCAACCGATCGGCAACGCGCCGGCCACCTGCAGCGCTCGCTCCTCGCCGGGCTCCCGGAATACTCCGCTTACGCGCACCAACTCTTCGCGAGTCGTTCCCGTGCCGTCCAAATAGCGACTGACGACCAGCGTCGCCCTGCCGCAGGCGGCCATCGCGCTATTTTGCAGAAGCGCGGCGAGCAGACTTTCGAGATGTTCCGGCCGGAAACGATCTCCCTCGTCGAGGTAAGCGATGCATCGTCCGCGCGCGATGCGAAGTCCCAAATTCCGAGCGGCGGCCGCCCCAAGCGGCGTATCCGTGCGCACGCAGCGGATTCTTGCGGAATACGGGAGGCGCGCGACGGCCGACGCGAACGATACGGGCGTACCGTCCTCGACGACGACGATCTCCCAGTTTTCGTGCGTTTGCGTCGAGATGGAGTCCAAGCTCTCAAGCAGTTGCGGATACCGTCCGGCGCTCCGAACGATGACGCTGACGAGATCGCCGGCACCGGGAGGTTTGCCGCTCGTATCGAGGTCCATCGCGGTCAGACGCCGCTCGATGTGCGCAAACTTTTCTTCATCGCCGGCGGCTAGCACGGGCGCCTGCGTGACGGACTTCAACGCGTTGAGCTTCCCGTGCAGATGCTCAACAATCGATCGTTCGAATCCTCGAAAGCGGGCGTGATTTTCCCAGGTCGCGTAGCGGTCCAATAACGACAACGTCTCGCGTACGTCGTCACCGGTGGCGACGTATCCGGAGACGCCCGAGGCCTGCGGCCCGTGGAGCCTCACGCAAACCGAAGGGTCGCGCAAATATGCGAAACGTTTTCCCGCGGTAGCGAATCGTAGCGCGAGCTCCCAGTCGCCGGCGATGCGCAATTGTTCGTCGAACGCGCCCAGCTCGTCGAACAGCGACCTTCGAAACAGCGCCGTGGGCAGACACACGTGGCACGTCGTCGTAAGAAGCTCGACGAGTTCGTCGCGAATATCGACATAGTCGAAGGGCAGCTGGCCAGGCATCGATCGGACCGCGTACGGAATGCCGGACGCCGGAGAGAGCAGCGTTCCCGTATAGACGATATCGACTTCCGAATGCTGCTGCAGAACGGCCAACGTCCGTTCGAGATGGTTCGGCAAAAAGAAGTCGTCGGCCGAAAGAAAGGCCACGAACTCACCCGACGCGCGCTGCAACCCGGCGTTGACGTTGGGGATGATGCCGATGTTGCGCTCGTTGCGATAAACGCTCAAACGCGGATCGCCGGCGTAGCGTTTTAGGACCGCCTCGGTGTTATCGGTCGAGCAGTTATCGCTTACGATCAGTTCCACATCCCGATAGGTCTGGTTCAACACGCTTTCGATGGCATCGCCGATGAAATGAGCGTAGTTGTACGACGGTATAACGACCGAGATACGTCCGCGGCACGTTGGCGTCATCGCAAATTACCAGGTCTTCCAGGAAGCCCGGCCCGAACTCCAGAGGTCGTCCAAGGTGTGCTTGTCGCGCAGCGTATCGAGCGGTTGCCAAAATCCGTGGTGTTTGTGAACGTTCACTTGGCCGGCTGCGGCCAAACGTTCGAGCGGTTCCCGCTCCCAAATGGCTTCGTCGTTATCGATGTATTGAAGCGCGGAAGGCTCCATAACGAAGAAGCCGCCGTTGATCCAACCGCCATCTCCTAACGGCTTCTCTTGAAACGTCTTTAGCCGGTCGTCGTCGAGTTCGAGCGCCCCGAAACGTCCCGGCGGCTGAACGGCCGTCATCGTAACGGCGCAGCCCGATCCTTTATGCTTCGCGATTAGGGCCGCGATATCCACATCGCTGACGCCGTCGCCGTAGGTAGCGCAGAACGTCTGATCGCCGATGTACGGAGCGACGCGGCGCAACCGGCCACCGGTCATGGTCGCATCGCCCGTATCGAGCAGGGTCACCGTCCAAGGGTCGGTGGAACTGCTGTGGACGTGCATGCTGTTTTTGCCAAGGTCGAACGTGACGTCCGATGTGTGCATGTAATAGTTCGCAAAGTACTCTTTGATGACGTACCCTTTGTATCCCAAGCAAATCACGAACTCGTTGATGCCGGCGGATCCGTAGATCTTCATGATATGCCAGAGGATCGGCTTGCCTCCGATCTCGATCATCGGTTTCGGGCGCGAGCCGGTCTCTTCACTTATACGCGTGCCGAGGCCGCCGGCGAGAATGACGGCTTTCAAACGGCCCTGCGAACCTTTGTTGACATGTTAGGGGTATCGGGCCCAGAGCGAGGCTTATTTAGCCGCTCGGCTCGGGAACGGACCGTTCAAAATCCTCGACATGGCGGGTTCGATTCGTGGAGAGCAAGAACACCGCCGACGAGATGTCCCGGTACTATCGCTATTTCGGTCTAGAACGCGACCCGTTCTTGGATACCGCCGATCCGTATTTCTACTGCGAACTCGGGGCTTTGCGGCTGGCCAAGGAGCGCTTGGCCGCCTCTATTGAGGAATCGCGGGGCCTGAGCGTCGTCCTCGGCGAGCCGGGGACCGGGAAGACGAGCCTCTGCGGGGCGCTCGAACAGGACATCCTTCGCGACGATCGGATCACGTTGGGCAAAATCCTCGATCCGAGCTTCGCTACCGAAGTTGAATTCTTGATCGCCGTCGGTCGCGTCTTCGGCCTTTCGCTGCCGCCTCGTTCGAGCGCCGCGTTAAAGAACGCGCTCAAGAATTTTTTCTTCGAAACGGCAGTATTAGAAAATCGCACGCTGGTTCTCATTATTGACGAAGCTCAGAATCTGAGCGATGAGAATCTCGAAGCGCTGCGGCTTCTCTTGAATTACCACGTTCCACAGAAAAAACTTCTCAACGTTTTGCTCTTCGGCCAAAGCGAACTCGAGCGGCGCATCATCAATCGCGAGAACCTAGTCGACCGGGTGGACTCCTGGATTCGGCTCGAACCGCTCGACGAATCGGTCGCCGGCGCCATCGTCGATTTTCGACTGACGCGTGCGGGAGCCACCTCGGGTCAACCGCTGTTCACTCCCGAGGCGCGCGACTTGCTCGTCGCAGGGTCGGGGGGACTAGCTCGCCGCCTTACGATGCTCGCCCATCTTTCGATGCAGGCGGCCGCGGATCGCGCGAGTACGCTCGTCCGCGAAGATCACGTAAGCGCCGCGATGCTCGTGCGCGGCATCGTCGCACCGCCGTCGTCCACGAAACTCCCCGAACCGCCGGCGCCGGCTCTTCCAATCGTCACCCTCAGACCGCCCAGTTTTTTCGAGCGCCTCTTCGCGCGTCTCCGGCCGCAAAAATGAAGCGCGAAGCCGATTTCGACGGCAGCGCGGATATGCGGCTGCTCGACCTGCAGCGCGCCGCGCTCGGCGTTGCGCCGCCGGCCCGGCCGACGTGGGAATCCGGGTTGGATGCCGACGGCATCGGAGGCGCCGACGTACCGGACGACCTGGGTCCCGGGAGCGCGACGATCGTGGTCGAGGGGCAAGCCACGCCGGCGGTCGACGTCATTCCGGGAGCGGTCGTAACGCTCTCACTGAGCGTTGCCAACGAAGGCGTCCGCCCGGCTCATGCCCTGCGCGCCGGCGCGCCGCTTCCGGCCGCGTCCGTCTACCGAGAAGGTACGTTCGTGCGCGACGGCCGGCCCGAGTCCGACGACTCGGCCGGCGATTTCTTTGGCGAGGGTCTGCCGATCGGTGCGCTCGAGCCGAAATCGCGCGCGACGTTCCTCTGGAAGGTCGGAATTCGGCAAGGTACGACCCCGCTGCTCGTCATACCGTGGGTCACCGCCGGCGACGCGGCGGTCATCGGGGCCCAATCGATTGCGATCTCCCGCAAAACCGGCGCAAGCGCCAGCTTCGCCAACGAAGTAAAGCGCGCGGAACCCCCGCCCGAAACACCACCCTCGATTGAAGAGCTTCCGTTTTATGAATTAGACGAGGAAGAAACCCTCGTGCACGAGGCCGTCGATGCCGGGCTCGAATCGGCGCCGAAGGGTATCGCCGAACCGCCCGCCCATCCCGCGCCGGCCCCTGCGCCCGAAGCCGCCGCCTCGCCGGCCGCTTTTCGCGACGCGATCGTGGTGAGCGGGCAGATGGATCGGCTCTCGCTTGCGTTCTTCGAACGGATCTTTAGCGCGAACGGCAAACCGCCGACGCTGCTCAATCACTTTATGCTCGGCGGCGCACTCGCATGCACGGCCGCCGCCGACGGCTCGGAAATTACGGGTCTCAAGCAGCACAACGACGCCCAGGCTCAGTTGCTGCAGCGCATCGCCCTTCACGAGCGGCTTGGCAAGAAAGAACCGATCGCCGAATATGCGGGAACGATCGACGTTCGCCTGGACCAATTACGCGAACTGCCCGTGCGGCCCCAGGCCGCAACGTCCGATTCGCATCTCGTGCGCTTCGACTGCGATCTGTCCGCTCCCGGACTCGCCGTTCTGCGAAAAATGTACGACGAGCGCTCCCGATGGGACTTTACAAAGGCCCGTCAGTTCGCGCTTGCATTGCAAGCCCAACGCGTTCGGATCGCGCACGATACCGCCGCGGCGGAGTCCGCGAATTCCGCCCTGCGGAACTATTCCCAGATTGCCGGCGTCGCGCTTCAACGCTTCTTCGTTCGAATGCGCATCGATCGAACGACGGCGTTACTATCGTCGAACGACTCGTCGCTCGATGCCGCGGCGCGGCAGCTGCTTTCGGCGCTCGCCGCGCTATTTGTATGAAATTACTCATTGGAATCCCCACGGGCGGCTCTCCCACGCGCCCCTTTCTGGACAGCTTGTCCGTTCTACGCCTGCCTTCATGCGTTACATCGGTCGAGCGGCGAA contains:
- a CDS encoding DegT/DnrJ/EryC1/StrS family aminotransferase; the protein is MIPVFKPLITADEINAATEALEMGWLGMGSYVGEFEDALKAYIGAGDRYVCAVSTGHAALHLALMLANIGPGDEVITPSFNNIADFQAILAVGAQPVFCDIDDATLCIDLDKAEALITPKTKAIIVMDYDCVLCDHDRVAQIAEKHGLRIIHDAAHSLGSEYKGRKVGSFSDMTMFSFDPVKTVTCIDGGALVVRDKADFQRLREMRLVGMGQPAEVMYQNQRAWTYDVKHLGFRYHMANLHARIGLAQLSKIDAISRSRRAASLFYNERFSGIPGVRVPKTTFEGITPFLYYIRVPAAERDGLRAYLKERDIDTGIHWQPGHWFTLFSQCRRGDLSVTDRVGNEILSLPLHSMMEQSDLEQIASTVAAYFAARPAAVSA
- a CDS encoding dTDP-4-dehydrorhamnose 3,5-epimerase family protein, producing MKFARTTLEGVFRVALDSKPDERGAFVRVFDAAEFERAGLAIAFPEQSIAINTTRGTMRGLHFQTAPHGETKVIRCTRGRVYDVLVDARRNASTFGLWEAFELSESSPELLYVPPGVAHGYQTLEDRCELHYLMSSPYRADAAKGIRFDDQRLGIAWPLQISLISERDRALPSFEALDTRGT
- a CDS encoding class I SAM-dependent methyltransferase → MKTLSCRGCGHELHDTFVDLGASPLSNAYIAPERLDESERHFPLHAFVCSHCYLVQLGVFESREAIFSDYAYFSSYSESWLEHARRYVDDSARRLQLGAESLVVELASNDGYLLQYFVERGVPVLGVEPAANVAEIGRGRGVRTETAFFGIDTARRLVAEHGRADLMVANNVIAHVPDIHDFLGGAAIMLAEHGEMSIEFPHLLRLIEETQFDTIYHEHFSYISLLALEPILGLHGLSVVDIEQLPTHGGSLRVWAAHRGRGANANVERIRELERSAGLHDLATYRRFTQEVVRVKREFLSFLLTCQSRGETVVGYGAPAKGNTLLNYCGVRGDALAYTVDRSPHKQGRYLPGCRIPIYEPQKIFETRPHYVVILPWNLRAEVMEQMGAIRNWGGRFVTAIPSLRIHE
- the rfbG gene encoding CDP-glucose 4,6-dehydratase is translated as MTLNSNFWSGKRVFLTGHTGFKGAWLALWLQRLGADVTGYALAPVAGEPSLFDLADVESSCRSVFGDVRDRDRLDRTMRESRPHVVLHLAAQALVRASYLDPAGTFSSNVLGTVNVLDVARGVAGIDAIVVVTSDKVYANDGSGKPYREDDRLGGTDPYSASKACAELVVASYRESYFREMGVRLATARAGNVIGGGDRAQDRLVPDIVRALESGSTLTLRYPDAVRPWQHVLDPLHGYLRLAQALVEGASASRAWNFGPVDDRAHTVGELSDRLLSAWATDAVWLRETGTAFREHTLLTLDAAAAANELNVRSRLSFEKTSEWTMDWYRSAFEGADPRALCLDQIERYEALA
- a CDS encoding glycosyltransferase; amino-acid sequence: MTPTCRGRISVVIPSYNYAHFIGDAIESVLNQTYRDVELIVSDNCSTDNTEAVLKRYAGDPRLSVYRNERNIGIIPNVNAGLQRASGEFVAFLSADDFFLPNHLERTLAVLQQHSEVDIVYTGTLLSPASGIPYAVRSMPGQLPFDYVDIRDELVELLTTTCHVCLPTALFRRSLFDELGAFDEQLRIAGDWELALRFATAGKRFAYLRDPSVCVRLHGPQASGVSGYVATGDDVRETLSLLDRYATWENHARFRGFERSIVEHLHGKLNALKSVTQAPVLAAGDEEKFAHIERRLTAMDLDTSGKPPGAGDLVSVIVRSAGRYPQLLESLDSISTQTHENWEIVVVEDGTPVSFASAVARLPYSARIRCVRTDTPLGAAAARNLGLRIARGRCIAYLDEGDRFRPEHLESLLAALLQNSAMAACGRATLVVSRYLDGTGTTREELVRVSGVFREPGEERALQVAGALPIGCVLHRREVLSFTKGFNTQLPVLEDWEFLLRLEQAGRIPYNDLPTVEIHRTIGQAPLAPHQIESYLPVLDAVHAAHPIGEDEPALRSHRVAHRELLSQTLALANQLTNNTDGLVLLTRVLCGRL
- the rfbF gene encoding glucose-1-phosphate cytidylyltransferase codes for the protein MKAVILAGGLGTRISEETGSRPKPMIEIGGKPILWHIMKIYGSAGINEFVICLGYKGYVIKEYFANYYMHTSDVTFDLGKNSMHVHSSSTDPWTVTLLDTGDATMTGGRLRRVAPYIGDQTFCATYGDGVSDVDIAALIAKHKGSGCAVTMTAVQPPGRFGALELDDDRLKTFQEKPLGDGGWINGGFFVMEPSALQYIDNDEAIWEREPLERLAAAGQVNVHKHHGFWQPLDTLRDKHTLDDLWSSGRASWKTW
- a CDS encoding AAA family ATPase, whose translation is MESKNTADEMSRYYRYFGLERDPFLDTADPYFYCELGALRLAKERLAASIEESRGLSVVLGEPGTGKTSLCGALEQDILRDDRITLGKILDPSFATEVEFLIAVGRVFGLSLPPRSSAALKNALKNFFFETAVLENRTLVLIIDEAQNLSDENLEALRLLLNYHVPQKKLLNVLLFGQSELERRIINRENLVDRVDSWIRLEPLDESVAGAIVDFRLTRAGATSGQPLFTPEARDLLVAGSGGLARRLTMLAHLSMQAAADRASTLVREDHVSAAMLVRGIVAPPSSTKLPEPPAPALPIVTLRPPSFFERLFARLRPQK